In Synergistota bacterium, a genomic segment contains:
- the ileS gene encoding isoleucine--tRNA ligase has product MDYKDTLNLPKTKFPMKANLPKKEPEILKFWEERKINDKAREKRKGAEKFVLHDGPPYANGPIHIGTAFNKILKDFINRYKFMRGYDVPYVPGWDTHGLPIEYQVLKANKIRKEDIEPVKLREMCREYALKFVNKQREEFIRLGVRGHWERPYITLDPKYEAKQIEIFGKTALKGYVYRGKKPVFWCSSCETALAAAEVEYWDETSPSIYVKFRDTGELASFFKGATDKPISILIWTTTPWTLPANLAIALHPNYEYALLEDEKEAFLIALKTKERLEKIIGRELKLIRTVKGSELENIKVHHPFLDRVVPLLLADFVTLDEGTGCVHSAPGHGPEDYEMGVRYNLEPFSPLDDKGRFTSEIPILEGLRYDEANKKIIDIMRENGTLLHLDEITHSYPHCWRCKKPVIFRATPQWFINVSAFREEALKAINEVEWIPDWGKNRIYNMVRDRSDWCLSRQRVWGVPIPAFYCKKCGKEIITEDTIEKTKRLFEREGSSSWFSKSPEEILGEGFKCPHCGSSEGFEKETDIMDVWFDSGTSHFAVLEDDPDLKWPADMYLEGTDQHRGWFQTSLLTSVAVTGRAPYRSVLTHGFIVDGEGRKMSKSLGNVIYPQEVIEKYGADLLRLWAASSDYRVDVRISESILNQLVEAYRRIRNTARFILGNLYDFSPSKNSLPYEELLEIDKWALLRLQHLIKRVTWGYDHYEFHLPYHYIHDFCVLDMSSFYLDILKDRLYVLPPDSKERRSAQTVLFKIVLTLSKLIAPLLSFTAEEIWQHLPDPETREESVHLSNWPKVEEKYMDEELEERWERLIKVRKAVNKALEMARQNGLIGSSLEAKIRIFIPDEKVKKRFTEKELADIFIVSQVEVSKTPLNDFDFKDEEETGTEVKILKAEGKKCERCWQYHPDTGKDKEFPDTCPRCASILRKLGYSLQA; this is encoded by the coding sequence ATGGATTATAAAGATACCCTAAATCTTCCCAAGACCAAATTCCCAATGAAAGCAAACCTCCCGAAAAAGGAACCGGAAATTTTAAAGTTCTGGGAGGAAAGGAAAATCAACGATAAGGCAAGAGAAAAGAGAAAAGGCGCCGAGAAGTTCGTTTTACACGATGGCCCTCCCTATGCTAATGGTCCAATACACATAGGGACCGCTTTCAATAAGATACTCAAAGACTTCATAAACAGGTATAAATTTATGCGGGGATACGATGTACCCTACGTGCCCGGTTGGGATACTCACGGTCTTCCCATTGAATACCAGGTTTTGAAAGCGAATAAGATAAGGAAGGAAGATATAGAGCCGGTGAAGCTTAGAGAAATGTGCAGAGAATATGCTCTTAAATTCGTGAATAAGCAAAGGGAAGAATTCATAAGGCTGGGAGTTAGGGGACACTGGGAAAGACCATATATAACATTGGACCCCAAATATGAGGCTAAGCAAATTGAGATATTTGGGAAGACCGCGCTTAAAGGATATGTCTATAGGGGGAAAAAACCTGTTTTCTGGTGCTCAAGCTGTGAAACAGCTTTGGCTGCAGCTGAGGTTGAATACTGGGATGAAACATCCCCATCCATATATGTTAAGTTTAGAGATACTGGCGAGCTTGCCAGCTTTTTCAAGGGAGCAACGGATAAACCTATAAGCATTCTCATATGGACAACCACACCATGGACGCTTCCCGCTAACTTAGCCATAGCACTTCACCCCAACTATGAGTATGCCCTCCTTGAAGATGAAAAGGAAGCTTTTCTTATAGCTCTTAAAACGAAAGAGAGATTGGAAAAAATAATAGGAAGGGAGCTCAAGCTGATAAGAACGGTTAAGGGAAGCGAGCTCGAGAATATTAAAGTTCACCATCCCTTTTTAGATAGAGTAGTTCCTCTTCTTTTAGCCGATTTCGTAACCTTAGATGAAGGAACGGGATGTGTTCACTCTGCTCCCGGACATGGACCTGAGGATTATGAGATGGGAGTAAGGTATAATCTTGAACCATTCTCACCACTGGATGACAAAGGAAGATTCACATCGGAAATTCCTATTCTTGAGGGACTTAGATACGACGAGGCTAACAAGAAAATAATAGATATCATGAGGGAAAATGGAACTCTTCTTCACTTGGATGAGATTACCCACTCCTATCCTCACTGCTGGAGGTGCAAAAAACCAGTTATATTCAGAGCCACACCTCAGTGGTTCATCAACGTTAGCGCCTTTAGGGAGGAAGCTTTAAAGGCGATAAATGAAGTTGAATGGATCCCAGACTGGGGAAAGAACAGAATCTATAACATGGTTAGAGACAGATCCGATTGGTGTCTCTCAAGACAGAGAGTCTGGGGAGTCCCAATACCTGCCTTTTATTGCAAGAAGTGCGGTAAAGAAATCATCACTGAGGATACTATAGAAAAAACGAAAAGGCTCTTCGAGAGAGAGGGTTCAAGCTCATGGTTCTCAAAATCGCCAGAGGAAATATTGGGTGAAGGCTTCAAATGCCCTCATTGCGGAAGCTCCGAAGGATTCGAAAAAGAAACCGACATCATGGACGTATGGTTTGACTCAGGAACCAGTCACTTCGCAGTCTTAGAAGATGATCCGGATCTGAAATGGCCTGCAGATATGTATCTTGAAGGGACAGATCAGCACAGAGGCTGGTTTCAGACATCGCTTTTAACCTCTGTAGCCGTGACGGGAAGAGCACCGTATAGATCCGTTTTAACGCACGGTTTCATAGTCGATGGTGAAGGAAGAAAGATGTCAAAATCTCTGGGGAACGTGATATATCCCCAGGAGGTCATAGAGAAATACGGAGCAGATTTGCTAAGACTTTGGGCTGCTTCCTCGGACTATAGGGTAGATGTAAGGATCTCTGAAAGCATACTCAACCAGCTTGTTGAAGCCTATAGGAGAATAAGAAATACCGCAAGGTTCATACTCGGAAACTTATACGACTTTTCTCCATCAAAGAATTCGCTCCCCTATGAAGAGCTTCTTGAGATAGATAAATGGGCGCTACTTCGCCTACAACATCTTATAAAGAGGGTCACTTGGGGATATGATCACTATGAGTTCCATCTTCCGTATCACTATATCCACGATTTTTGTGTCCTCGACATGAGCTCGTTCTATCTCGATATACTGAAAGATAGGCTTTATGTCTTACCTCCGGACTCCAAAGAAAGAAGAAGCGCTCAAACTGTTCTATTCAAGATAGTCCTTACCCTATCCAAGCTGATTGCCCCTCTTCTTAGCTTCACAGCGGAGGAAATATGGCAGCATTTGCCAGATCCTGAAACAAGGGAGGAAAGCGTTCACTTGAGCAACTGGCCCAAGGTAGAGGAAAAGTATATGGATGAGGAGCTTGAAGAAAGATGGGAAAGACTAATAAAGGTAAGAAAGGCAGTAAATAAAGCACTCGAAATGGCTCGTCAAAACGGTCTCATAGGATCATCCCTCGAAGCGAAAATTAGAATCTTTATACCCGATGAGAAAGTCAAAAAGCGCTTTACAGAGAAAGAACTCGCTGATATCTTCATCGTCTCACAGGTCGAAGTTTCTAAAACTCCATTAAATGATTTCGACTTTAAAGATGAGGAAGAAACCGGAACCGAAGTAAAAATTCTCAAGGCGGAGGGGAAAAAGTGTGAGCGTTGCTGGCAGTATCATCCAGATACCGGCAAGGATAAAGAATTTCCTGACACATGCCCGAGATGCGCATCCATATTAAGGAAGCTTGGATACTCGCTTCAGGCATAG
- a CDS encoding glutathione ABC transporter substrate-binding protein: MRRKAWIVVLGLVIAAGLIALPALAKEKVLIVGQGAEPVTLDPQNATDNPSEEVNRHIYDGLVEFDEHLNIKPALAYKWTVSKDGLVWTFYLRKGIKFHSGAEFDAYAVKKNFDRIITKRLRRTALYKPLIKEIKVVDKYTVQFILKIPFGAFLHHLAHGAGLILDPTYIDKNADIKHHPSGTGPFIFKEWIPGDHITLVANKNYWKGKPKIDKIIFKTIPEDTSRTMMLETGELDIAERVSPFDIPRLKKNKDIVVSITPSLRVIYILMNTQKEIFKDVRVRQALNYAVDREAICKNILKGLAEPANGPLAPLTWGYADIKKYTYDPEKAKKLLAEAGWKDVDGDGILEKDGKKFIVQLATPHGRYLMDYKVAEAVQGYLSNIGIKAKLWTADWATYLARLRKPVDKATHELALLGWAPSTGDADWVLRPLFATNMWAPIGGNRAFYSNKEVDKLIEEGMKTVDPKKRAEVYRKAQKIIIHDAPWIFLHVQKDVIGYRKKVHGVVELPIEILIVKNAWIED, translated from the coding sequence TTGAGGAGGAAAGCGTGGATAGTCGTGTTAGGTTTGGTCATAGCGGCAGGCTTGATCGCACTCCCTGCTCTCGCCAAAGAAAAAGTGTTAATTGTGGGGCAGGGGGCAGAGCCCGTTACCTTAGATCCACAAAACGCAACGGATAATCCCTCAGAAGAGGTAAACCGCCATATTTATGACGGCTTGGTAGAATTCGATGAGCATCTTAATATCAAGCCAGCCTTAGCTTACAAGTGGACCGTTTCAAAAGATGGCTTAGTATGGACGTTCTATCTTAGAAAAGGAATTAAATTCCACAGTGGAGCTGAGTTTGACGCTTACGCAGTTAAGAAAAACTTCGATCGCATAATAACTAAGAGATTGAGGAGAACAGCTCTTTATAAACCACTCATAAAGGAGATAAAGGTGGTAGACAAGTACACCGTGCAGTTTATACTTAAAATACCCTTCGGTGCGTTTCTGCATCACTTAGCCCACGGTGCTGGTCTTATACTAGACCCCACATACATAGATAAAAACGCTGATATAAAGCATCATCCATCGGGAACAGGACCCTTTATCTTCAAGGAGTGGATTCCAGGAGACCACATAACACTCGTTGCAAATAAAAATTACTGGAAAGGTAAGCCAAAGATAGATAAGATTATTTTCAAGACGATACCTGAGGATACGAGCAGAACCATGATGCTCGAAACTGGAGAGCTCGATATAGCCGAGAGGGTTTCCCCATTTGATATTCCCAGACTTAAGAAAAACAAAGACATAGTCGTAAGCATAACCCCATCCCTAAGGGTAATCTATATACTTATGAATACTCAGAAGGAGATATTCAAGGATGTTCGTGTAAGGCAAGCGCTTAACTATGCGGTAGACAGAGAGGCAATATGCAAGAATATTCTGAAGGGATTAGCTGAGCCTGCAAATGGACCTCTTGCTCCCCTAACCTGGGGATATGCAGATATCAAGAAATATACCTATGACCCAGAGAAGGCGAAAAAGCTTCTCGCTGAAGCTGGATGGAAAGACGTCGATGGAGACGGTATCCTCGAAAAGGATGGGAAAAAGTTTATAGTCCAGCTTGCTACCCCACATGGAAGATACCTCATGGACTATAAGGTTGCAGAAGCCGTTCAAGGCTATTTAAGCAACATAGGCATTAAAGCAAAGTTGTGGACAGCAGACTGGGCAACTTACTTAGCGAGACTCCGCAAGCCTGTAGATAAAGCCACACATGAGCTTGCCCTTCTGGGATGGGCTCCATCCACTGGAGATGCAGACTGGGTATTAAGACCGCTCTTCGCTACTAACATGTGGGCTCCCATAGGCGGAAATAGAGCCTTCTACTCCAACAAGGAAGTAGATAAGTTAATCGAGGAAGGTATGAAGACGGTAGATCCAAAGAAGAGAGCTGAGGTATATCGTAAGGCTCAGAAGATCATCATCCACGATGCCCCATGGATCTTCCTCCACGTTCAGAAAGATGTTATAGGGTATCGCAAGAAGGTTCACGGAGTTGTCGAATTGCCTATAGAAATTCTCATAGTGAAAAACGCTTGGATAGAGGACTAA
- a CDS encoding beta-aspartyl-peptidase has translation MILLKNARVFSPEDLGNKDILISFDKVYWIDEKIDVNIPKIKVIDLGESIITPGFVDLHVHFAGAGGEGSPINRTRELTIDEIISAGITTAIGLLGTDGYTRSMLGLLQKAYALELQGLSTYIYSGSYQIPPPTITGSVAMDIIAIEKVIGVGEVAISDHRSSWPTVDELIRLASEIRVAGMLSGKKAILHLHTGKFPNPLGILREVFKRTNIPKYHFLPTHMNRDEEILKEALKYCLEGGYVDLTAVTKDFSAADGVKYLLDNGASLDQITISSDSGGSLPRFDANGNLIEMAVASPKALFEEFLKLKELIGLEKALKILSTNPAERIGLKMKGRIEEGADADLLVFDNEFNLKGVISKGKILKGGDVF, from the coding sequence TTGATACTCCTCAAGAATGCGCGCGTATTCTCACCCGAGGATCTGGGCAATAAGGATATTCTTATAAGCTTCGATAAAGTCTATTGGATTGATGAAAAAATCGATGTAAATATTCCTAAAATAAAAGTCATTGATCTGGGCGAGAGCATCATAACGCCGGGGTTTGTTGACCTACATGTTCATTTCGCGGGAGCTGGCGGAGAGGGAAGCCCCATTAATAGAACGAGGGAGCTTACCATAGACGAGATCATAAGCGCTGGCATAACAACAGCAATTGGTTTACTTGGAACTGACGGTTACACGCGAAGCATGCTCGGGCTGCTTCAAAAGGCATACGCCCTCGAGCTACAGGGACTTTCTACATACATATACAGCGGTTCTTATCAAATACCTCCACCGACTATAACCGGAAGCGTGGCAATGGATATAATAGCTATAGAAAAGGTGATAGGAGTAGGAGAAGTGGCTATCTCAGATCATCGCTCTTCATGGCCAACCGTTGATGAGCTAATCAGGTTAGCATCAGAGATAAGAGTAGCTGGAATGCTCAGCGGGAAAAAAGCTATACTTCACCTTCATACCGGCAAGTTCCCCAATCCCCTGGGAATACTACGCGAGGTTTTCAAGAGAACCAATATACCCAAGTATCACTTTCTCCCTACCCATATGAATCGAGACGAAGAAATCCTTAAAGAAGCACTGAAATACTGTCTCGAAGGAGGATACGTTGACCTAACGGCAGTCACGAAGGATTTTTCAGCAGCGGATGGCGTTAAATACCTACTTGACAATGGAGCCTCACTCGACCAAATAACAATAAGCTCGGACTCTGGTGGAAGCCTTCCAAGATTTGACGCTAATGGCAACCTAATTGAAATGGCTGTAGCCTCTCCAAAAGCCCTATTTGAGGAATTTTTAAAATTGAAAGAGCTAATAGGCCTTGAAAAAGCCTTAAAAATTCTTTCAACCAACCCTGCTGAAAGAATAGGCTTGAAAATGAAAGGTAGAATAGAGGAAGGAGCCGATGCCGATCTTTTAGTATTTGACAACGAATTTAATCTTAAGGGCGTTATTTCCAAGGGTAAAATACTTAAAGGAGGTGATGTCTTCTAA
- a CDS encoding ATP-binding cassette domain-containing protein, which produces MNTILRVDNLVKHFPIDKGIIFSKIVGYVRAVDGISFSIEQGETLGLVGESGSGKSTTGLLVIGLLNPTSGSIEFKGKELSKLTGEELKIFRQKAQIVFQDPFSSLNPRMIVKDIVGRPLKVHGLAKNDRDMEKKVLELLEEVGLKEEHLSRYPHEFSGGQRQRIAIARALICNPEFIVLDEPTSALDVSVQAQILNLLKKLQIDRKLSYLFISHDLSVIRHMSHKIAVMYLGKIVEYAPKKTLFENPLHPYTQALLKSIPKPAITRESVEEKIIRGDVPSPMNPPPGCRFHTRCPLAKEICGRKEPSLKRVSDGHLVACHMI; this is translated from the coding sequence ATGAATACGATATTAAGGGTAGATAATTTGGTGAAGCACTTCCCAATAGATAAAGGGATAATTTTTAGCAAAATAGTTGGCTATGTGAGAGCGGTAGACGGCATCTCCTTTTCCATAGAACAGGGAGAAACGCTGGGGCTCGTTGGCGAATCAGGAAGTGGAAAATCCACCACTGGCCTTCTCGTAATAGGCCTCCTTAACCCAACAAGCGGAAGCATCGAATTCAAAGGAAAGGAATTATCAAAGCTAACGGGCGAAGAGCTGAAGATTTTCCGACAGAAGGCTCAAATAGTATTTCAGGACCCGTTCTCCTCGCTCAACCCACGAATGATAGTTAAGGATATAGTTGGAAGGCCACTTAAGGTTCACGGTTTGGCAAAGAATGACAGAGATATGGAGAAGAAAGTATTAGAGCTTCTTGAGGAAGTAGGCTTAAAGGAAGAGCACCTTTCCCGATACCCTCATGAGTTTTCGGGAGGACAGCGTCAAAGAATAGCAATAGCAAGAGCTCTTATCTGTAACCCTGAATTTATTGTGTTAGACGAACCGACATCTGCTCTTGATGTTTCCGTTCAAGCTCAAATACTGAACCTTCTTAAGAAGCTTCAAATAGATAGAAAGCTATCCTATTTATTTATCTCCCATGACCTGAGCGTTATCAGACACATGAGTCATAAAATAGCAGTAATGTATCTTGGGAAAATAGTTGAATATGCTCCCAAGAAGACCCTTTTTGAAAATCCCCTTCATCCTTACACACAGGCTCTTTTAAAAAGCATACCCAAACCCGCTATTACGAGGGAAAGCGTAGAGGAAAAGATTATCAGAGGAGATGTCCCAAGTCCTATGAATCCCCCACCCGGTTGCAGATTCCACACGAGATGTCCTTTAGCAAAGGAAATATGTGGGAGAAAGGAACCCAGCCTTAAAAGAGTAAGCGATGGTCATCTCGTAGCTTGCCACATGATTTGA
- a CDS encoding ABC transporter ATP-binding protein has product MSDEVLRVENLTTYFYTEEGVVKALEGVSFSINRGEIMGLVGETGCGKSVTARSIIRLIPSPPGKIIGGRILFEGKDLLKLSEEEMRKLRGKEIAMIFQDPMSSLNPVLRVGFQVLEAILTHAKISIQEGIARVKEMFRKVNIPDVDQAIERYPHQFSGGMRQRVMTAMALSMSPKLLIADEPTTALDVSIQAQILSLIKGLQREFSTSVLLISHDLGVIATMAQKVGVMYAGSIVEYGSIEDIFNNPLHPYTKGLLGAIPRLDEDREWLEVIPGSVPNLIYPPPGCRFHPRCSLAKDICKKVKPKPIEVERGHTVACHEYDIKGR; this is encoded by the coding sequence ATGAGCGATGAAGTCTTGAGAGTGGAAAATCTCACCACATATTTTTATACTGAAGAAGGTGTCGTGAAAGCGCTTGAAGGCGTTAGCTTCTCCATAAACCGAGGAGAGATCATGGGACTCGTCGGTGAGACGGGGTGTGGCAAATCCGTCACCGCAAGATCCATAATAAGATTAATTCCCTCACCTCCAGGAAAGATAATAGGTGGAAGAATATTATTTGAAGGTAAAGACCTGCTCAAGCTTTCAGAGGAGGAAATGAGAAAGCTCAGAGGGAAAGAGATAGCCATGATCTTTCAGGATCCGATGAGCAGCCTTAACCCCGTCCTGAGAGTGGGCTTCCAAGTGTTGGAAGCCATCTTAACCCATGCTAAGATCTCAATTCAGGAGGGAATCGCCCGGGTTAAAGAAATGTTCAGAAAAGTAAATATTCCAGACGTGGATCAAGCTATAGAACGATATCCTCATCAGTTCTCCGGAGGCATGAGACAAAGAGTAATGACAGCAATGGCGCTTTCAATGAGTCCTAAGCTTCTTATAGCGGATGAGCCAACTACAGCTCTTGATGTATCCATACAAGCCCAAATACTTTCACTTATAAAGGGACTTCAAAGAGAGTTTTCAACGAGCGTTCTTCTAATATCCCATGACCTTGGGGTTATAGCTACGATGGCCCAGAAAGTGGGCGTTATGTACGCTGGAAGTATCGTAGAGTACGGAAGCATAGAAGACATATTCAACAATCCCCTCCACCCTTATACCAAGGGTCTCTTAGGCGCTATCCCCCGCTTGGATGAAGATAGGGAGTGGTTAGAAGTCATTCCGGGCTCGGTTCCCAACCTGATCTATCCCCCGCCAGGATGTAGGTTTCACCCCAGATGTTCCCTTGCAAAGGATATATGCAAAAAGGTAAAACCAAAACCTATTGAGGTAGAAAGGGGACACACAGTTGCCTGCCATGAATACGATATTAAGGGTAGATAA
- a CDS encoding ABC transporter permease, producing MNKRRTHLLIVWRRFKRNKIAIVGFFIVLLYLLTALLGPYIAPYDPYKQDLSKSFAPISWEHPFGCDEFGRDLLSRIIYGSRISLIIQLGSIVIALIIGVALGAIGGYYGGKLDEVIMRFMDILLAFPGMLLALAIISILGPSLKNLIIAIGIYSVPQFARITRGAVIAIKENEYIKAAKAIGESDLSIIGLYVLPNALSPIIVQTTLRMATILLTAAGLGFLGLGVQPPTPEWGAMLSNARMYLRIAPRVAVLPGLAIMFVVLGFNLLGDGLQDALNPRLKE from the coding sequence ATGAATAAGCGCAGAACGCATCTTTTGATAGTATGGCGTAGATTCAAGAGAAATAAAATAGCGATCGTGGGATTTTTTATAGTATTGCTTTATCTCCTTACGGCTCTATTAGGCCCCTACATAGCGCCATATGACCCCTATAAGCAGGATCTAAGCAAGAGCTTTGCTCCAATTTCATGGGAGCATCCTTTCGGCTGCGACGAGTTTGGAAGAGACCTCCTAAGCAGAATAATTTATGGATCTCGTATATCACTTATCATCCAGCTTGGCTCAATAGTTATAGCTCTGATAATAGGAGTAGCCTTAGGAGCTATCGGTGGATACTATGGTGGTAAGCTTGATGAAGTCATAATGAGATTTATGGATATTCTTTTGGCTTTCCCCGGAATGCTTCTCGCACTTGCGATAATAAGTATTCTTGGCCCAAGCTTAAAAAACCTAATAATAGCGATAGGAATCTACTCTGTCCCTCAATTTGCAAGGATTACAAGAGGAGCAGTTATAGCTATAAAGGAAAACGAATATATAAAAGCAGCTAAGGCAATAGGAGAAAGCGATCTTTCTATAATAGGATTATATGTTCTCCCCAATGCCCTCTCTCCTATAATAGTTCAAACAACGCTCAGGATGGCAACCATTCTCTTAACAGCAGCTGGATTGGGATTCCTCGGTTTAGGAGTCCAACCCCCCACGCCTGAATGGGGTGCCATGTTAAGCAACGCACGAATGTACCTTAGAATAGCTCCGAGAGTAGCGGTCCTCCCAGGACTTGCAATAATGTTTGTCGTTTTGGGATTTAACCTTCTCGGAGATGGGCTCCAAGATGCCCTCAATCCGAGATTAAAGGAATGA
- a CDS encoding ABC transporter permease, producing the protein MGRFILRRLFLLIPVLIGVSIIAFLILHLAPGDPAELLAGEEATQEDIMHIRQQFGLDKPLYVQYFRFIKGIFTGELISLKFEMPVMQVMWPRIINTIKLSLASILIAVLIGIPAGVLSATHRYSWIDYISMVAALMGVSMPVFWWGLILILLFAVTLGVLPSGGIGGIRHIILPAVVLGTASTAIIARMTRSSMLDVLRQDYITTARAKGLPERIVIYRHALRNALIPTVTVVGLQFGYMLAGAVLTETVFSWPGVGRLLVDSILARDFPVVQASLLIIAMIFVLVNLAVDILYAFLDPRIRYE; encoded by the coding sequence ATGGGAAGATTCATATTAAGAAGGCTCTTCCTGCTAATACCCGTTCTAATAGGCGTTTCCATAATAGCCTTTCTCATACTCCATCTGGCTCCCGGGGATCCTGCTGAGCTTCTCGCGGGAGAGGAAGCCACACAGGAGGACATAATGCACATAAGGCAGCAATTTGGGTTGGATAAACCTCTTTACGTTCAATACTTTAGATTCATCAAGGGAATCTTCACTGGAGAGCTCATCTCACTTAAATTCGAGATGCCGGTCATGCAAGTAATGTGGCCCAGAATTATAAATACTATAAAGCTCTCCTTAGCAAGCATTCTAATAGCGGTGCTAATAGGTATACCAGCGGGGGTTCTCTCCGCTACCCATAGATATTCCTGGATAGATTATATAAGTATGGTAGCTGCCCTTATGGGCGTTTCCATGCCAGTTTTCTGGTGGGGACTTATACTCATACTCCTTTTTGCCGTAACGCTGGGAGTACTTCCCTCTGGAGGAATAGGCGGTATCAGACATATAATACTACCTGCCGTCGTTCTGGGAACGGCGTCCACAGCCATAATAGCTCGCATGACACGATCAAGCATGTTAGATGTCTTGAGACAAGACTATATAACCACTGCAAGGGCAAAGGGACTTCCAGAGAGGATAGTTATATATCGACACGCTTTAAGAAACGCTCTGATACCGACGGTAACGGTAGTTGGACTGCAATTTGGATATATGCTTGCAGGAGCGGTTCTAACTGAAACAGTTTTCTCCTGGCCCGGCGTAGGAAGGCTTCTGGTAGATTCTATATTGGCAAGGGACTTCCCAGTGGTTCAAGCCTCTTTACTTATAATAGCCATGATTTTCGTTCTGGTAAATTTAGCCGTTGATATACTTTATGCATTCCTTGATCCGAGGATAAGATATGAATAA
- a CDS encoding amidohydrolase, protein MMERIKEKIDEIYPHVVEVRRKIHEHPELRLQEYETSKIVASELQKVGWQTLSSFADTTAVIGILEGKKDGPTRAFRADMDALPIKEETGLPYSSKIDGVMHACGHDFHTAILIGLAYILSELKESLKGKVVLVFQPGEEGGFGGKILTEAGLIEKFGIEYIIGQHLFPNIPFGKIGYRKGVMTANADSFRIIIQGAGGHGARPEETIDPVAVSSHITLGLYTLLAREISPMDPTVITVGSIRAGKAGNVIPSEAIMEGTIRTLGERNREKALNRLKSVAEGIASTFRAKAQVEIELGYPSVINDPEITDKVTQAGKIFLGDENVIEIEHPSMGGEDFAYYLRKTKGSFYRIGVGPSYPLHNSKFAPNEEALKIGMGINATIALLLP, encoded by the coding sequence ATGATGGAAAGGATAAAAGAAAAGATCGATGAAATCTATCCCCACGTGGTAGAAGTGAGAAGAAAGATACATGAACACCCAGAGCTACGGCTTCAGGAGTATGAAACCTCAAAGATTGTAGCCTCAGAGCTTCAAAAAGTCGGTTGGCAAACTCTATCCAGCTTCGCTGATACTACCGCTGTAATAGGCATTCTTGAGGGAAAGAAAGATGGTCCAACAAGAGCATTCAGAGCAGACATGGACGCACTACCTATAAAGGAAGAAACAGGGCTCCCCTATAGTTCGAAGATAGATGGAGTAATGCATGCCTGCGGACATGATTTTCACACCGCGATTTTGATAGGACTTGCGTATATACTAAGCGAGCTTAAGGAGAGCCTTAAGGGAAAAGTCGTTCTGGTATTTCAACCAGGAGAAGAAGGAGGCTTTGGAGGAAAAATACTCACTGAAGCCGGCTTAATAGAGAAGTTTGGAATAGAATACATCATCGGACAGCATCTCTTCCCCAACATCCCCTTCGGAAAAATCGGTTATAGGAAAGGAGTAATGACGGCAAACGCCGACTCATTCAGAATAATCATTCAAGGAGCGGGAGGACACGGTGCAAGGCCCGAGGAAACAATCGATCCCGTAGCTGTTTCCTCTCATATAACGCTTGGCCTTTATACCCTTCTCGCAAGAGAAATATCCCCCATGGATCCCACGGTTATAACCGTGGGATCCATCAGAGCAGGCAAAGCAGGGAACGTAATCCCAAGCGAAGCTATAATGGAAGGCACCATTAGAACGCTTGGGGAGAGAAACAGAGAAAAGGCTTTAAACCGCTTAAAAAGCGTAGCCGAGGGAATAGCATCTACCTTTAGAGCAAAAGCGCAGGTTGAGATAGAGCTTGGTTATCCCTCCGTAATAAATGATCCAGAGATAACAGATAAGGTTACCCAAGCCGGAAAAATTTTCTTAGGAGACGAAAATGTTATAGAGATAGAGCATCCCTCGATGGGAGGAGAGGACTTCGCCTACTATCTCAGGAAAACTAAAGGATCCTTCTATAGAATAGGAGTAGGACCAAGCTATCCACTCCATAACTCAAAATTCGCTCCAAATGAGGAAGCTCTTAAAATAGGTATGGGAATAAATGCAACTATAGCTTTGCTACTGCCATAG